A stretch of Luteolibacter arcticus DNA encodes these proteins:
- a CDS encoding MYXO-CTERM sorting domain-containing protein, translated as MLPVLGLLAGVIWFLMQQFKETTVSGSMVYYPSRTSSMSDEERAREGIEFLTSKRVVEGTARRLSRSMTWGLSSDMNVIRSRQSVEVDSSIGLSAIELTVTGRGEKAAHEAWMAIYETAREIAAVEQVEFERTRIVVLEEEVIRLEGEVAALGLAPVVSQAPAGRPAHLLSLDKLPGSEDIGAMLSQLDASRKELKELKGLGGSQWCGTSFFEPVGLISPPHFPAPALPVGPMGMIGLCGASGFGGGLFMAVFLAYVMEWLRPRRVEPLSAIPADGPDI; from the coding sequence GTGCTGCCGGTGCTGGGGCTGCTGGCGGGAGTGATCTGGTTCTTGATGCAGCAATTCAAGGAAACCACCGTCTCCGGATCGATGGTTTACTACCCGAGTCGTACCTCGTCGATGAGCGACGAGGAGAGGGCTCGCGAGGGGATTGAATTCCTGACCTCCAAGCGGGTTGTTGAGGGCACCGCAAGGCGATTGTCGAGGTCGATGACCTGGGGGCTGAGCTCCGACATGAATGTCATTCGCTCGCGCCAATCGGTGGAGGTCGATTCGAGCATAGGGCTCTCCGCGATCGAGTTGACGGTGACGGGTCGCGGTGAGAAGGCTGCCCACGAAGCGTGGATGGCGATTTACGAGACAGCCCGGGAGATCGCTGCGGTGGAACAGGTTGAGTTCGAGCGAACCCGGATCGTGGTCCTCGAGGAAGAGGTCATTCGCTTGGAGGGTGAGGTGGCAGCCCTTGGGCTAGCTCCCGTCGTGTCGCAGGCTCCTGCTGGCAGACCGGCCCATCTCCTCTCGCTCGACAAGCTTCCGGGAAGCGAGGACATCGGAGCAATGCTGTCGCAGTTGGATGCTTCCCGGAAGGAACTGAAGGAGCTGAAGGGGCTGGGAGGGAGCCAATGGTGCGGGACTTCCTTTTTTGAACCGGTCGGCCTGATTTCTCCTCCTCACTTCCCGGCGCCTGCCTTGCCCGTCGGTCCCATGGGGATGATAGGGCTTTGCGGAGCCTCGGGGTTTGGTGGCGGGCTGTTCATGGCAGTGTTCCTTGCCTACGTCATGGAATGGCTGCGACCTCGCCGGGTCGAGCCGCTTTCAGCAATTCCGGCGGATGGACCCGACATTTGA
- a CDS encoding RNA polymerase sigma factor, translating into MSDRPDASLLEAWSAEGSEEAFAALARRYGGLLYHAAMRRTGRSDLAGEAAQNSLLILARKAPRLGHLPCLSGWLHRTACYEAAKLLRREQRHHARMKQLPLPDGDGAGDEASPWQDIAPVLDQALDAMPEKDREVIFLKFFDGLSFEQMARQFGGEPAAWRQRGSRALERLRLHFRKRGVAVSSAALSSGLGMSLGQSAPTAFLASLPNASAAVTALSWQTLTLHSLHLMKLKPAAAIAAVLLLSLLPLGMQARAISDARERVALLEKGFATSQTSSSRQALASSRANPSVNLVALADALLAAKEGDLVKRFTTEKKVAAMDVDELERLLTESTVTELGRAERLELVKALFRQFCRLAEKSGMPGERVVALTLRLAPSIQSGQGTLWNLAGNHVKRWAENDPDAAVAWYRQMEKPPAGVEYSTLVARAFDGLHRRSPDEAVAFFRSVTDQEKHAIIGGGGGADQPELMLDLASGIGDDFLRGICMNVLFQRADGRSPQEVRGWIDKLQPPANEAAQLLASAAAGSPGGEVSAEDAAKRMDWLRETAAGLDVSQATGVLLFNILHSKPDMVTELLDAEWERHPDERMLATYISRCMADERLILDAIPRSAKITDPQLRDSALVMMLLSTRGEPDARELARKGGLSEEEIDRLMSLNP; encoded by the coding sequence ATGAGCGACCGTCCCGATGCCTCCCTACTGGAAGCGTGGTCCGCCGAGGGTTCCGAGGAGGCCTTCGCGGCCTTGGCGCGGCGGTATGGCGGGCTGCTCTATCATGCGGCGATGCGCCGGACCGGTCGCAGCGATCTCGCCGGGGAAGCGGCGCAGAATTCCCTGCTGATCCTGGCGCGGAAGGCGCCGCGGCTGGGGCATCTGCCGTGCCTCTCCGGCTGGCTGCATCGCACGGCGTGCTACGAGGCGGCGAAACTCCTGCGCCGTGAACAACGGCACCATGCGCGTATGAAACAGCTCCCGCTTCCGGATGGCGATGGTGCCGGCGACGAGGCGTCTCCATGGCAAGACATTGCGCCGGTGCTGGACCAGGCGCTCGATGCGATGCCGGAGAAAGACCGCGAGGTGATCTTCCTGAAGTTCTTCGATGGCCTGAGCTTCGAGCAGATGGCGCGTCAGTTCGGCGGCGAACCGGCGGCGTGGCGGCAGCGCGGATCGCGGGCGCTGGAACGGCTGCGGCTTCATTTCCGCAAGCGCGGCGTGGCCGTGAGTTCGGCGGCGCTTTCGTCGGGCTTGGGCATGTCGCTGGGCCAATCCGCGCCGACGGCTTTCCTCGCATCGCTTCCCAATGCGTCCGCCGCGGTTACGGCCCTTTCATGGCAAACCCTCACCCTCCACTCGCTTCATCTCATGAAACTGAAACCCGCCGCGGCGATCGCGGCTGTCTTGCTGCTATCGCTGCTGCCGCTGGGCATGCAGGCGAGGGCGATCTCCGATGCGCGTGAACGCGTTGCATTGTTAGAGAAAGGCTTTGCGACCTCGCAGACGTCTTCCTCACGGCAGGCTCTCGCTTCCAGTCGTGCCAATCCATCGGTGAATCTTGTCGCGCTCGCCGATGCCTTGCTCGCCGCGAAGGAAGGTGACCTGGTGAAGCGATTCACGACCGAGAAGAAAGTCGCCGCGATGGACGTGGATGAACTCGAGCGGCTGCTCACGGAATCGACGGTCACCGAGCTGGGTCGCGCGGAACGCCTTGAGCTTGTGAAAGCATTGTTCCGTCAATTCTGCCGGCTCGCGGAGAAGTCCGGGATGCCCGGGGAGCGGGTGGTCGCGCTCACGCTGCGTCTCGCGCCGTCCATCCAGTCGGGCCAGGGGACGCTGTGGAATCTGGCCGGCAACCATGTGAAACGCTGGGCGGAAAACGACCCGGACGCGGCGGTGGCGTGGTATCGTCAGATGGAAAAGCCTCCGGCCGGCGTGGAGTATTCGACGCTCGTCGCGCGGGCCTTCGACGGGCTGCATCGCCGGAGTCCTGACGAGGCGGTGGCCTTCTTTCGCTCGGTCACGGATCAGGAGAAGCACGCGATCATCGGCGGTGGCGGGGGGGCGGATCAGCCGGAGCTGATGCTGGATCTCGCCTCCGGGATCGGGGATGATTTCCTGCGCGGGATCTGCATGAACGTGCTCTTTCAACGGGCCGATGGGCGGTCTCCGCAGGAGGTGCGCGGCTGGATCGACAAGTTGCAGCCGCCTGCCAATGAGGCGGCCCAGTTGCTGGCCTCTGCGGCCGCGGGGTCTCCGGGCGGCGAGGTGTCGGCCGAGGATGCGGCCAAGCGAATGGACTGGCTGCGGGAAACTGCGGCGGGGCTGGATGTCTCGCAAGCCACCGGAGTCCTTCTCTTCAATATCCTGCACTCGAAGCCGGACATGGTGACGGAGCTGCTGGATGCGGAGTGGGAACGCCATCCGGACGAGCGGATGCTGGCAACCTACATCAGCCGGTGTATGGCGGATGAGAGATTGATCCTGGATGCGATCCCGCGCAGCGCGAAGATCACGGACCCGCAACTGCGTGACTCGGCGCTGGTGATGATGCTGCTTTCGACGCGAGGCGAGCCGGACGCCCGCGAACTCGCGCGCAAGGGCGGCCTCTCCGAGGAAGAGATCGACCGCCTGATGTCCCTCAATCCGTGA